Proteins encoded together in one Planctomyces sp. SH-PL14 window:
- a CDS encoding MFS transporter codes for MSSAPDPSSFDVTDRSFAAEPELRLGPDPGQGRYGILTLLCLSAAIAYVQRAALSVPAAEIARDLRLADLARDMGWVQSVWYFCYALMQLPSGWLADRLGSRRTLALFCVLWSIATGLSGLATDYGSLLVLWGLMGAAQAGAFPCAAKAIGQLFPDSERARASGLLASGMAVGGALAPVLTASLLESLVPLADRWEIDRWRLLFATFAIPGLLWTFAFLLLVPANRLPVSLPTVRSSEGVAAPLPWSRLLTSGSLALLCGQQFFRAAGMVFFLTWFPTFLQKTRGVSSLESGLLTTIAGVGGVVGSLAGGFASDELLRRTGNPRLSRQGIAVVGMGSCALLIVLSYFLTDVRASIGVISLGAFCATFGGVSGYTVAIKFGGRHVATVFSSMNMCGNIGAALFPVTAGWLVARTGNWNLILFLFAAIMAVDALCWAVLNPRGSLAGETDDAE; via the coding sequence ATGTCGTCCGCTCCCGATCCTTCGTCCTTCGATGTCACGGACCGCTCCTTCGCGGCCGAGCCGGAGTTGCGCCTGGGGCCGGATCCGGGGCAGGGGCGATATGGGATCCTGACGCTCCTGTGCCTCTCGGCCGCGATCGCCTACGTCCAGCGGGCGGCGCTCAGCGTCCCGGCCGCCGAGATCGCGCGGGACCTGCGGCTGGCCGACCTGGCCCGGGACATGGGCTGGGTCCAGTCGGTCTGGTACTTCTGCTACGCCCTCATGCAGCTCCCCAGCGGCTGGCTCGCCGACCGCCTTGGGAGCCGCCGGACACTGGCTCTGTTCTGTGTCCTGTGGTCGATTGCGACCGGCCTCAGCGGACTGGCGACGGATTACGGCTCGCTCCTGGTCCTGTGGGGCCTCATGGGGGCGGCGCAGGCGGGGGCCTTTCCCTGTGCCGCAAAGGCGATCGGCCAGCTCTTTCCCGACAGCGAACGAGCCCGCGCCTCGGGGCTGCTCGCGAGCGGGATGGCAGTTGGTGGCGCGCTCGCCCCGGTGCTGACCGCATCGCTCCTGGAATCGCTCGTGCCGCTGGCCGACCGGTGGGAGATCGACCGCTGGCGGCTCCTGTTCGCCACGTTCGCGATCCCCGGGCTCCTCTGGACGTTCGCGTTCCTCCTGCTCGTTCCCGCGAACCGGCTTCCCGTCTCGCTCCCGACGGTCCGGTCTTCCGAGGGAGTCGCGGCTCCGCTCCCCTGGTCCCGGCTGCTGACGAGCGGATCGCTGGCGCTCCTGTGCGGGCAGCAGTTCTTCCGGGCGGCCGGGATGGTCTTCTTCCTGACATGGTTTCCGACGTTCCTGCAGAAGACCCGCGGCGTCTCATCGCTGGAGTCGGGGCTGCTGACGACGATCGCCGGTGTCGGCGGGGTCGTCGGGAGTCTCGCGGGGGGCTTCGCCTCGGACGAGCTGCTCCGGCGGACGGGGAATCCCCGCCTCAGCCGGCAGGGGATCGCGGTCGTCGGGATGGGGAGCTGCGCGCTGCTGATCGTCCTCTCGTACTTCCTGACGGATGTCCGGGCGAGCATCGGGGTCATCTCGCTAGGGGCGTTCTGCGCCACGTTCGGCGGCGTGAGCGGCTACACCGTGGCGATCAAGTTCGGCGGCCGGCATGTCGCGACCGTCTTCAGCTCGATGAACATGTGCGGCAACATCGGCGCCGCCCTCTTCCCCGTGACGGCGGGCTGGCTCGTGGCCCGGACCGGCAACTGGAACCTGATCCTGTTCCTGTTCGCCGCCATCATGGCGGTCGATGCCCTGTGCTGGGCGGTCCTGAATCCCCGGGGATCCCTGGCAGGAGAGACAGATGACGCGGAATGA